The following proteins are encoded in a genomic region of Micromonospora olivasterospora:
- a CDS encoding acetyl-CoA carboxylase biotin carboxylase subunit, whose translation MIESLLVANRGEIARRIIRTARRLGVRAIAVYSEADADLPFVTEADEAVCVGPANPAQSYRNVEAILAAAKSTGAQAVHPGYGFLSENAEFARTVEASGLIWVGPGADAISAMGDKINARNLMAAAGVPVAPGTTDPAADLDAAVAAAAEIGYPVMVKAAAGGGGMGMGVANDEAALRTEYDKVRSFAERMFGDGSVLIERYFPRVRHVEVQILGLADGRVTALGERECSVQRRNQKLVEESPSPAVSPELRARFLAAAVRAGEAVGYRNAGTVECLLVPRQRDFDGDGRASEEFFFLEMNTRLQVEHPVTELVYGVDLVAEQLRVAAGLAPGFDPDALAPRGHAIELRINAEDPKRFLPGPGAVTTWNEPAGEGVRVDSGYVAGNTVTPFYDSLMAKLIVTGATRAEAIERARAAVAHFEIAGPKNNLPFFAELLTNEEFLSGDYDTSIVSRMR comes from the coding sequence ATGATCGAGTCGCTGCTGGTGGCCAACCGGGGCGAGATCGCCCGCCGGATCATCCGTACCGCGAGGCGGCTCGGTGTCCGTGCGATCGCGGTGTACTCGGAGGCCGACGCCGACCTGCCGTTCGTGACGGAGGCCGACGAGGCGGTGTGTGTCGGCCCGGCCAACCCGGCGCAGAGCTACCGCAACGTCGAGGCGATTCTTGCCGCGGCCAAGTCCACCGGTGCGCAGGCCGTCCACCCCGGGTACGGCTTCCTGTCGGAGAACGCCGAGTTCGCCCGTACCGTCGAGGCCAGTGGGCTGATCTGGGTGGGGCCCGGCGCGGACGCGATCAGCGCCATGGGCGACAAGATCAACGCGCGGAACCTGATGGCGGCGGCCGGCGTGCCGGTCGCGCCCGGGACCACCGACCCGGCCGCCGACCTGGACGCGGCCGTCGCCGCCGCGGCCGAGATCGGCTACCCGGTGATGGTCAAGGCCGCGGCCGGCGGCGGTGGCATGGGCATGGGCGTGGCGAACGACGAGGCCGCCCTGCGCACCGAGTACGACAAGGTGCGTTCCTTCGCCGAGCGGATGTTCGGCGACGGCTCGGTGCTGATCGAGCGGTACTTCCCCCGGGTGCGCCACGTCGAGGTGCAGATCCTGGGCCTGGCCGACGGCCGGGTGACAGCCCTCGGCGAGCGCGAGTGCTCGGTGCAGCGGCGCAACCAGAAGCTGGTCGAGGAGTCGCCGTCCCCGGCGGTCTCCCCGGAGCTGCGGGCGCGCTTCCTGGCCGCCGCGGTGCGGGCCGGCGAGGCGGTCGGCTACCGCAACGCGGGCACGGTGGAGTGCCTGTTGGTCCCGCGCCAGCGGGACTTCGATGGCGATGGCCGTGCGTCCGAGGAGTTCTTCTTTCTGGAGATGAACACACGTTTGCAGGTCGAGCACCCGGTGACCGAGCTGGTCTACGGCGTGGACCTGGTGGCGGAGCAGCTGCGGGTGGCCGCCGGGCTCGCCCCCGGGTTCGACCCGGACGCGCTCGCGCCGCGCGGGCACGCCATCGAGCTGCGGATCAACGCCGAGGACCCGAAGCGCTTCCTGCCCGGCCCCGGCGCGGTCACGACGTGGAACGAGCCGGCCGGTGAGGGCGTCCGGGTCGACTCCGGGTACGTCGCGGGGAACACGGTCACCCCGTTCTACGACAGCCTGATGGCCAAGCTGATCGTCACCGGCGCCACCCGCGCGGAGGCGATCGAACGGGCGAGGGCAGCGGTGGCCCACTTCGAGATCGCCGGCCCGAAGAACAACCTCCCGTTCTTTGCCGAGCTGCTGACCAACGAGGAGTTCCTCTCGGGCGACTACGACACGAGCATCGTCTCCCGCATGCGCTGA
- a CDS encoding hydroxymethylglutaryl-CoA lyase: MTELPDHVSIREVGPRDGLQNEDPIPTDAKVRLLDALSGTGVRRIEAVSFVHPKAIPQMADADEVWQRAAKADGVRYSALVPNTRGAQRALAAGFTEIEVVVSASGTHNRRNVNRSTAESLDDIAELIDLLHGAGARAEVIVATSFGCPYEGDVDPQRVAGIVDRVVRDGADRVAFGDTTGMGTPRRVRELITAVRDRNAHIPVLLHFHNTRGTALANLLTALELGITEFDASVGGLGGCPYAPGASGNLATEEAVHMLHDMGIDTGIDLDALVEAAELAEELVGKKLPSGVLRAGPRTRLTVLPA; encoded by the coding sequence ATGACGGAACTGCCGGACCACGTGTCCATTCGCGAGGTCGGGCCCCGCGACGGGCTCCAGAACGAGGACCCGATTCCCACCGACGCCAAGGTGCGGCTGCTCGACGCGCTCTCCGGCACGGGCGTACGGCGGATCGAGGCGGTCTCGTTCGTGCACCCGAAGGCGATCCCGCAGATGGCCGACGCCGACGAGGTGTGGCAGCGGGCGGCGAAGGCGGACGGCGTGCGCTACTCGGCGCTGGTGCCGAACACCCGGGGCGCGCAGCGGGCGCTCGCCGCCGGGTTCACCGAGATCGAGGTGGTGGTGTCGGCCAGCGGCACGCACAACCGGCGCAACGTCAACCGGTCCACGGCGGAGTCGCTGGACGACATCGCCGAGCTGATCGACCTGCTGCACGGCGCGGGCGCACGCGCCGAGGTGATCGTGGCGACCAGCTTCGGCTGCCCGTACGAGGGCGACGTCGACCCGCAGCGGGTCGCGGGCATCGTCGACCGCGTCGTCCGCGACGGCGCCGACCGGGTCGCGTTCGGCGACACCACGGGCATGGGCACGCCGCGCCGGGTCCGCGAGCTGATCACGGCGGTACGCGACCGCAACGCGCACATTCCGGTACTGCTGCACTTCCACAACACCCGGGGCACCGCGCTGGCGAACCTGCTCACCGCCCTGGAGCTGGGAATCACCGAGTTCGACGCCAGCGTCGGCGGTCTGGGCGGCTGCCCGTACGCCCCGGGCGCCAGCGGCAACCTGGCCACCGAGGAGGCGGTGCACATGCTGCACGACATGGGCATCGACACCGGCATCGACCTCGACGCGCTGGTGGAGGCGGCCGAGTTGGCCGAGGAACTGGTCGGCAAGAAG